From one Solanum stenotomum isolate F172 chromosome 12, ASM1918654v1, whole genome shotgun sequence genomic stretch:
- the LOC125846951 gene encoding glycerophosphodiester phosphodiesterase GDPDL6-like isoform X2, with the protein MLLSSFDLKIHDWKKMIKHLLLLCCLIHCTIADPKAAVPVPIPPVPVSVPPLPKHTWLTLHGDEPFVVANGGFSGLYPPQTELAYSQSIIFGKGGTVLLCDLHMSRDGHGFCLSQLNLQNTTNAADAFPNRKKTYIVNGKELQGWFALDLTSDEMFDKLIVTQSIFSRTDLFDFLSPYPTDLYLEENRNALLWINAEYATFYNQHKLSLLDHMKQLVETKKDITYISSPEIGFLKSMGPVVHGLKTKLMFKFPIDRNAVEPTTNEPYASLLTKLPMIKTFATGIVVPREFIWPVNKARYLEPSTNLVADAHKQGLEVFAYGFANDNYLPHNYSYDVQREYLQFVDNSKFAVDGVVTDFPTSASTAIACLAGSKNASRKVPTLIISANGANGEYPGSTDLAYQKAVNDGADIIDCSVQMTKDGVAFCLPSVDLIPTTTASGPFMSRAAKVDSIQSSMGIFSFDFKWDEILSLKPQMFSEFNGDLIRDPARKNVGKFVTLSDFLEFAKAKAVPGVLINIENAAYLANKGLDVVGAVTTALSNATLDKQSTQKVLIMSGESSVLDKFKDIPTYQKVLHIKKQVEFVMNETALEIKKHADAVFLHKHSLYTQFRGEGFTLNFTNLIECLHWANVSVYAGTVLNEFQDIYMDYSSDPYSLIHNLIYYGADGIITQYPGTANAYTRNLCTGNLESYRIPDINPGDVITTSLDPKEVEEYKPPPPVHLETKDFVTPPLPAVAAISKDDDKGSASSNNTNTNAPSSPSPPPEQAQTPSTATATTINVVAIFFSAMLGLVTLL; encoded by the exons ATGCTTCTTTCTTCCTTTGATCTCAAGATTCAT GATTGgaagaaaatgatcaaacatTTGTTATTATTATGCTGCTTGATCCATTGTACTATAGCTGATCCAAAAGCTGCAGTTCCTGTTCCTATTCCTCCTGTTCCTGTTTCTGTTCCGCCTCTTCCGAAGCATACATGGTTAACTCTACATGGTGATGAACCATTTGTCGTTGCAAATGGGGGATTTTCGGGACTTTATCCCCCACAAACAGAACTAGCTTATAGTCAATCAATTATATTTGGAAAGGGTGGTACTGTTTTGCTATGTGATCTTCATATGAGTCGCGATGGACATGGATTTTGTCTCTCACAATTAAACCTACAGAATACAACAAATGCAGCGGATGCTTTTCCTAATCGTAAAAAAACTTACATTGTTAATGGAAAAGAACTTCAAGGATGGTTTGCATTGGACCTTACAAGTGATGAGATGTTTGATAAATTAATTG TGACACAATCAATATTCAGCAGAACAgatctatttgattttttatcacCATATCCAACTGACCTATATTTAGAAGAAAACAGGAATGCTCTACTCTGGATCAATGccgag TATGCGACATTCTACAACCAGCACAAACTGAGTTTACTTGATCATATGAAGCAACTCGTGGAGACAAAGAAGGATATCACTTACATATCGTCTCCAGAGATTGGTTTTTTGAAGAGCATGGGACCAGTTGTGCACGGTCTCAAAACGAAGCTAATGTTCAAGTTTCCCATTGACAGAAATGCAGTTGAACCCACAACAAATGAACCATATGCTTCACTATTAACAAAGTTGCCAATGATCAAGACATTCGCTACTGGAATTGTTGTGCCAAGAGAATTCATATGGCCAGTCAATAAAGCTCGTTATTTAGAGCCTAGTACCAATTTAGTGGCTGATGCTCATAAACAAGGACTTGAAGTTTTTGCATATGGATTCGCAAATGACAACTATTTGCCTCACAATTACAGCTATGATGTACAAAGAGAGTATCTGCAATTCGTTGACAACTCTAAGTTTGCTGTTGACGGTGTGGTCACAGACTTCCCTACGTCTGCATCAACGGCCATTg CGTGCTTGGCAGGAAGTAAGAATGCTTCAAGGAAAGTACCTA CTCTGATCATTTCTGCAAACGGAGCCAATGGAGAGTATCCAGGATCAACAGATCTTGCCTATCAAAAAGCAGTTAATGATGGTGCTGACATAATCGATTGTTCTGTCCAAATGACAAAAGACGGAGTTGCATTCTGCTTACCTTCAGTTGACCTCATCCCAACCACCACTGCATCCGGACCTTTCATGAGCCGAGCAGCTAAGGTCGATTCAATTCAATCCTCTATGGGAATTTTCTCTTTCGATTTTAAATGGGACGAAATTTTGTCTTTAAAAC CTCAAATGTTCAGTGAATTTAATGGAGATTTGATAAGGGATCCAGCACGCAAGAATGTGGGCAAGTTTGTAACTCTCTCAGATTTCTTGGAATTTGCCAAGGCAAAGGCTGTTCCAGGAGTTCTTATCAACATAGAA AATGCTGCCTACCTTGCCAACAAGGGCCTTGACGTTGTGGGTGCAGTCACGACTGCTTTGAGCAACGCCACACTTGATAAGCAGTCAACTCAGAAGGTTCTGATCATGTCAGGTGAAAGTTCAGTGCTGGACAAATTCAAGGATATCCCGACTTACCAAAAAGTACTTCACATTAAGAAACAGGTGGAATTCGTAATGAATGAGACAGCATTGGAAATCAAGAAGCATGCAGATGCAGTATTTTTACATAAGCATTCCTTATACACGCAGTTTCGAGGAGAGGGTTTCACTTTGAACTTCACCAACCTTATTGAATGTTTGCATTGGGCCAATGTTAGTGTCTACGCTGGAACTGTTCTAAATGAATTCCAAGATATTTACATGGATTATAGCTCTGATCCATATTCGTTGATCCATAACCTCATTTACTATGGTGCGGATGGAATTATAACACAGTACCCAGGCACTGCTAATGCGTACACCA GGAACTTGTGCACCGGGAATCTAGAGTCATATAGGATACCAGACATAAATCCAGGGGATGTGATAACAACTTCCCTTGATCCAAAAGAAGTAGAAGAGTACAAGCCTCCCCCTCCAGTGCACTTGGAGACTAAGGACTTTGTTACTCCACCACTACCTGCTGTAGCTGCAATTTCCAAAGATGATGATAAAGGTTCTGCTTCCTCAAACAACACCAACACCAATGCTCCTTCTTCGCCTTCACCTCCTCCTGAACAAGCCCAAACTCCAAGCACCGCAACTGCTACCACAATTAATGTTGTTGCTATCTTCTTTTCAGCCATGCTTGGACTAGTTACTTTGCTCTGA
- the LOC125846951 gene encoding glycerophosphodiester phosphodiesterase GDPDL6-like isoform X1: MLLSSFGDLKIQDWKKMIKHLLLLCCLIHCTIADPKAAVPVPIPPVPVSVPPLPKHTWLTLHGDEPFVVANGGFSGLYPPQTELAYSQSIIFGKGGTVLLCDLHMSRDGHGFCLSQLNLQNTTNAADAFPNRKKTYIVNGKELQGWFALDLTSDEMFDKLIVTQSIFSRTDLFDFLSPYPTDLYLEENRNALLWINAEYATFYNQHKLSLLDHMKQLVETKKDITYISSPEIGFLKSMGPVVHGLKTKLMFKFPIDRNAVEPTTNEPYASLLTKLPMIKTFATGIVVPREFIWPVNKARYLEPSTNLVADAHKQGLEVFAYGFANDNYLPHNYSYDVQREYLQFVDNSKFAVDGVVTDFPTSASTAIACLAGSKNASRKVPTLIISANGANGEYPGSTDLAYQKAVNDGADIIDCSVQMTKDGVAFCLPSVDLIPTTTASGPFMSRAAKVDSIQSSMGIFSFDFKWDEILSLKPQMFSEFNGDLIRDPARKNVGKFVTLSDFLEFAKAKAVPGVLINIENAAYLANKGLDVVGAVTTALSNATLDKQSTQKVLIMSGESSVLDKFKDIPTYQKVLHIKKQVEFVMNETALEIKKHADAVFLHKHSLYTQFRGEGFTLNFTNLIECLHWANVSVYAGTVLNEFQDIYMDYSSDPYSLIHNLIYYGADGIITQYPGTANAYTRNLCTGNLESYRIPDINPGDVITTSLDPKEVEEYKPPPPVHLETKDFVTPPLPAVAAISKDDDKGSASSNNTNTNAPSSPSPPPEQAQTPSTATATTINVVAIFFSAMLGLVTLL, encoded by the exons ATGCTTCTCTCTTCCTTTGGTGATCTCAAGATTCAA GATTGgaagaaaatgatcaaacatTTGTTATTATTATGCTGCTTGATCCATTGTACTATAGCTGATCCAAAAGCTGCAGTTCCTGTTCCTATTCCTCCTGTTCCTGTTTCTGTTCCGCCTCTTCCGAAGCATACATGGTTAACTCTACATGGTGATGAACCATTTGTCGTTGCAAATGGGGGATTTTCGGGACTTTATCCCCCACAAACAGAACTAGCTTATAGTCAATCAATTATATTTGGAAAGGGTGGTACTGTTTTGCTATGTGATCTTCATATGAGTCGCGATGGACATGGATTTTGTCTCTCACAATTAAACCTACAGAATACAACAAATGCAGCGGATGCTTTTCCTAATCGTAAAAAAACTTACATTGTTAATGGAAAAGAACTTCAAGGATGGTTTGCATTGGACCTTACAAGTGATGAGATGTTTGATAAATTAATTG TGACACAATCAATATTCAGCAGAACAgatctatttgattttttatcacCATATCCAACTGACCTATATTTAGAAGAAAACAGGAATGCTCTACTCTGGATCAATGccgag TATGCGACATTCTACAACCAGCACAAACTGAGTTTACTTGATCATATGAAGCAACTCGTGGAGACAAAGAAGGATATCACTTACATATCGTCTCCAGAGATTGGTTTTTTGAAGAGCATGGGACCAGTTGTGCACGGTCTCAAAACGAAGCTAATGTTCAAGTTTCCCATTGACAGAAATGCAGTTGAACCCACAACAAATGAACCATATGCTTCACTATTAACAAAGTTGCCAATGATCAAGACATTCGCTACTGGAATTGTTGTGCCAAGAGAATTCATATGGCCAGTCAATAAAGCTCGTTATTTAGAGCCTAGTACCAATTTAGTGGCTGATGCTCATAAACAAGGACTTGAAGTTTTTGCATATGGATTCGCAAATGACAACTATTTGCCTCACAATTACAGCTATGATGTACAAAGAGAGTATCTGCAATTCGTTGACAACTCTAAGTTTGCTGTTGACGGTGTGGTCACAGACTTCCCTACGTCTGCATCAACGGCCATTg CGTGCTTGGCAGGAAGTAAGAATGCTTCAAGGAAAGTACCTA CTCTGATCATTTCTGCAAACGGAGCCAATGGAGAGTATCCAGGATCAACAGATCTTGCCTATCAAAAAGCAGTTAATGATGGTGCTGACATAATCGATTGTTCTGTCCAAATGACAAAAGACGGAGTTGCATTCTGCTTACCTTCAGTTGACCTCATCCCAACCACCACTGCATCCGGACCTTTCATGAGCCGAGCAGCTAAGGTCGATTCAATTCAATCCTCTATGGGAATTTTCTCTTTCGATTTTAAATGGGACGAAATTTTGTCTTTAAAAC CTCAAATGTTCAGTGAATTTAATGGAGATTTGATAAGGGATCCAGCACGCAAGAATGTGGGCAAGTTTGTAACTCTCTCAGATTTCTTGGAATTTGCCAAGGCAAAGGCTGTTCCAGGAGTTCTTATCAACATAGAA AATGCTGCCTACCTTGCCAACAAGGGCCTTGACGTTGTGGGTGCAGTCACGACTGCTTTGAGCAACGCCACACTTGATAAGCAGTCAACTCAGAAGGTTCTGATCATGTCAGGTGAAAGTTCAGTGCTGGACAAATTCAAGGATATCCCGACTTACCAAAAAGTACTTCACATTAAGAAACAGGTGGAATTCGTAATGAATGAGACAGCATTGGAAATCAAGAAGCATGCAGATGCAGTATTTTTACATAAGCATTCCTTATACACGCAGTTTCGAGGAGAGGGTTTCACTTTGAACTTCACCAACCTTATTGAATGTTTGCATTGGGCCAATGTTAGTGTCTACGCTGGAACTGTTCTAAATGAATTCCAAGATATTTACATGGATTATAGCTCTGATCCATATTCGTTGATCCATAACCTCATTTACTATGGTGCGGATGGAATTATAACACAGTACCCAGGCACTGCTAATGCGTACACCA GGAACTTGTGCACCGGGAATCTAGAGTCATATAGGATACCAGACATAAATCCAGGGGATGTGATAACAACTTCCCTTGATCCAAAAGAAGTAGAAGAGTACAAGCCTCCCCCTCCAGTGCACTTGGAGACTAAGGACTTTGTTACTCCACCACTACCTGCTGTAGCTGCAATTTCCAAAGATGATGATAAAGGTTCTGCTTCCTCAAACAACACCAACACCAATGCTCCTTCTTCGCCTTCACCTCCTCCTGAACAAGCCCAAACTCCAAGCACCGCAACTGCTACCACAATTAATGTTGTTGCTATCTTCTTTTCAGCCATGCTTGGACTAGTTACTTTGCTCTGA